From the genome of Vibrio spartinae:
GAAATTGCTATGCTGAGTGAATCGGATAGTAAAGGACACGAGATGATTCACTTATATTTGCTGCGACACGGGAAAACCGAAGGCAAACCGGCGCTGAATGGACATACGGATGTCGGTGTCGATGAAGTGACCCAACAAACGATGGCGCGTGATTTACTGACCAATTATCAGTTTCAGACGATCTATGCCTCGCCTTTAACCCGGTGTCGCTATCTGGCGGAACAATTAACTGCATTGAATCCGGCGCTGCATTCAACCGTCGATGAACGGTTCAAAGAGCAGAATTTTGGTCGGTTTGACGGGGTGCCGTTTGATGCGTTGCAAGGGGCGTGGGAAACCTTAGAAAAGTTTTGGGCAGATCCGGCGCATGAGACATTACCGGAGGCTGAGCCGCTGGCTCAGGGCGTGGCGCGAGTGACGGCAGCGTGGGAAGCCCTGATCGAGCAATGCCAGCATGATACCTTGATCATTACGCATGGCGGTCCGATTCGTTTCATACTGGCACATGTGCTTGGGCTGGACTGGCAGAACCCACGCTGGTACACCGGACTGGCGATTGCGAATCAGAGTGTCACACATATTACCCTCAACCGCTATCAGGGGCAGGCTTATCTGACCGTTAACAGTATTGCTTGCCCGTTATAGTTTCTGCAACCTGAGTGTTGACGCTCAGGTTGTTCTGATTCAGTGCTGACCTTGTTCTCTCTCCTCATGTCATCTCTGATGCCACTAATTCGCTGATATGGCGACAAGTCGCCTGAAACGAGAGGGTGGTTTGTTTTTCCACAACACCGCCAATGACAATTAATGCGGGGGATTTGATTTGTGCTGCTTCTACACGCCGCGCAATATTGGCGACGGTGCCGACTTGCTGATTGTCCCGGCTGGCATAACGGACGACCGCCGCCGGGGTACTGACCGGTTTACCGCCCGCGATTAACTGCTGACAGATATGTTTGATTTGGCTCATGCCCATGAGAATTACCAGCGTCCCGTCCAGTCTGGAAAACTGTGTCCAATCGAGCGGATCTTTACCCTGTTGCAAATGGCCGGTGACTACATGAAAAGAAGACGCACAATCACGATGCGTGACCGGAATACCTGCATAGGCGAGTCCGCCAATCGCTGAACTGATACCGGGAATCACTTCAAACGCAATATCGAATGCTGCCAGTGCTTCGGCTTCTTCGCCGCCGCGGCCGAATACATAAGGATCGCCACCTTTCAAACGCACCACATTGTGTCCCTGCAACGCAAACTGAATCAGGCAATCGTTGATATCATCCTGAGGAATGGGATGATAATTGGGCAATTTGCCGACATTGACCATTTTGCAGTGGGATGGTGCTTCCTGCAAAATCTCATCACTGACCAGACGGTCATAGACGATCACTTCGGCCTGACGAATGCAGTAAAGTGCTTTCACGGTCAGTAATGTCGGATCGCCCGGCCCGGCGCCCACTAACCATACTTTGCCTTTCATCGTTTTATCCCCATGACATGTTGTGTTTGATTCATTGGTCGGTGTGACCATTGCGCTTATTGGGTTTTCCGTTCATTGGACTTTCCATTTATTGAACTATGGCTGCCAGAAAATATCGTTGATCTAGGAAGGGGTTTATATGCCGCCAATCAATATTTTTTTGGCAAGGTGATGTTCCTCTGCTCTGTCTGCACCCACTGTGCTCTGACGGCAATCACTCTAATCTGACTGGCTCGGGATTTACGGTACTATCTCTTTATTTTCGGCATGCGGAAAAGATATCTTTTGCCGGTCGATAAAGATGGGTTGAAACATTGAGAGCACCAAGCAGCGAATCAAACAGATTGTCTTGTGACACATGCACCGTTGCGGCTTGTTTTTTCAGGCAGGATTCATCGATATGCTGCGCGGTTTGATATCCATCAGACAACCACACCATCAAAGGTACATGTTTCTGTTCCATCGGTGCGATAGTGTAGGGTAAACCATGCAGATAGATGCCATTCTCACCCAAAGATTCACCATGATCAGAGAGATAGATCAGCGCGGTATTATAACGGTCAGAGAGTCGCTTTAACCGGCTGATCGTCTGAGCAACGACGGAATCGGTATAGCGAATCGTGTTATCGTAAGTATTGACGAGCTGCTCATGCGTACAGTTTTCAATGTCATCCCGCTGACAATCTGGCTGAAAGTGAGCAAATTCTTGCGGATAACGCTGAAAATAAGCCGGACCATGGCTTCCCATTAAATGGAGTACGACCAGGCGATTGCCCTGTAATGCATTAACATCCTGCTCGAAATTATGGAGCAAGGCCATATCTTTACATCCTTCGAGATTGCATAAGGGATTGCGAGAATTACGCTTTAATTCCTGATATTTAACATGTTTTGGAATCCCTTCGCTGGCACCATCATTCTCTTTCCAGAAGATATCGATCCCCGCTCTTTGTAAGACGTCGATCAGGTTGTCCTGATGATAGGCGCGTTGCTCGTTGTAATTTTTTCTGTCGAGGCGAGAAAACATGCAGGGAACAGAGACGGCTGTGGCTGTGCCACAAGAAGCGACATGTTGATAAGAGATGACCCCTTGCACATCGGTGAATGGTGTCGTGGGTCTTGGGTAGCCATTTGCATGATAATTGTATGTTCTGGCGGTTTCACCCAGGATGAATACTACCAATGACGGTTTTTGGCCGGGGACGACTGCCGTCTGTTTTGCATCCAGTCCAATTTGGACATAAGGTAGCGGGGTATAAAAATATGTCTGATGAATATATTCCGCAATACCATTGACATAATATGTCGGAATAATCATCCGCTTGATATAACCGTTATTTCGTCCGACCGAAACATAATCTTGATAATATGCTGAAGCAATCAGGCTAATCCCCAATCCAGAAATTAAAATAACCCCCAATTTTTTCATGAATAAAGCGAGGAATCTTTCCTGTTTTATAGGGGTTAAGATTAACAATAGGGTTGGTAAGACGCCCAGACCGAGAAACCAGAGCACCGACCGGAGACTGAGATAAGAAGAGGCCTCACCAACGTTAGTCTCAATCAGGTTTTCTATCATCTCAGCATTGAATATCGTGCCATAGTTGTAGGTGGCATAACTGACAAGACTCGACGTTAGCAGCAGGATAGCAAAGAATATTTTCGTTATTTTTGGCCATGAAAATAAACTAAAAATAATGGTTAAAGCAAAAGTAAAAAAGAATGGAATGGAGATAATGAACCCAGTATCTACTGCATCCAATTGATTAAAAATCTCATGCAGTGATTTATATACCGGCAAATTTAAAATAATCGCAAAATAAATAGCAATGATGATTGTGATTACATGATAAGATAATTTTAATTGTTTGATCGTATTTATTATTTTCATTTTTTCATGGCTTGTTAGTCAGAGTATTACTGAGAGCATATCTACAGCATTGATTGGTCCGGGTTCAATTACTTATGATTCAATTCCATATGAAAAGTTGCGTAACGTTATAGTTAAAGGTGTGATCTAGTCAACAAAAAATCCATATAATTGAGATTGGTACTCAATTTAGTTCGTATTGATATTACTCAACTATGTGATTTCCAATAGGTGAGGGTTATCACAAGATTATTGGTTATTCAGTAGGTAAATCATAATGGTACAAAGTCGTGGGGTAGGGGATGGCTGAAGGAGAGGTCAGTTTAAAGACGTGAGTAAAATAACTGTGACACCGATGCATGAGACTTTGCATCATGCATCAGCGTTGTCCAACTTGACACTGTTACTTTACTTTACTTGCGAGTTGCGCTGTTTTATTCAACCAAGCTTCCCGATGACTGTGACTTGCATTCATCATTGGGCCAAAATACGTCGAAGAGGTATTTTTTATGCCACAAAAGTCTAGAATGGCGTGCTTCAACTGTTTGTATATTGGGTTGCCATAGAGAAGTTTGTACCAGAAAAGTGGCGTATCAAGGGTGATGATTAGCTCAGATGTTCGCCCTTTTAATAGCTTTTGGGGAATGGATTTACCCTCTACGTATTTGAATGAGAAACTGGGTAAAAAGGTTCTATCAATCGCGCCTTTGAATTTTGCTGGTATTGTTCCCCACCAAACCGGGCTAATAATGACAATATGTTCTGCCCATTGAATCTTTTTTTGGAACTCTAATAAATCAGGCTCTAAGGTTGCTATTTCATCATACCCTTCGTTTAAACTGATTTCGAAATTGAGATCGCCAATGTGGATTTGTTCAACGTCATGTTTATCTGCCACAACAGATGTATATTTTTCAGCTAAAGATTTACAAAAACTACTAGATTTGGGATTAGCATTGATGACTAGAATTTTTTTCATCATCTGATCGCTCCGTATTGTATCGAGATGAGTAGTTTAAACTCTAACCTAAAGGTCAGAGTCAACCCCTAGAATACACCGGTCAATCGAAACGCGATAATCTGCAATCCGCTGTTTTTGTATTTCTAATGTTTTTATTTTTTCTTCGACGATTTTTAGCTGTTGTGCTAGAAAATCGCTCACTAACGCCCAGTCTAGATCTTCTTGATCACTTTTTAAGCTGACCAGATCGGAGAGCTGAATCCCAAGTGTCTGCGCTTCTTTGATAATCTTGATCAGACTGATGTGTTGTTGATTGTAAACACGATATTTGCCTGATCGGGAAACATTCAATAATCCGAGAGATTCATACAGTCTGATTGCCCGTTGAGTCGCGCCAGATCGTTTTGATGCTTCATTGATGAACACCGCTATCTCCTTGTTCTTTAACGTCTTACTATGTATAGAGATTGTTGCATATGATGTTAAAAAAACAAGTCAATCATTGCTAAAATTCGCTGAGGCGCAAATGTCTTATGCAATGCTGTTGTTATCTTTAAAATGAACGACTGATAATTTACTAAAGGAAAATAAGGGATTTGGAAAGAGGGGGAACTAGGTTTGAATATTAAATATGATATGAATCTGAGAGATATGAATGGCATCAGCGGATGCTGATGCCATATCAAGTATTACATTACAGTGACTTGCGCTGCTTGTAATCCTTTTTGACCTTGTTCAACAACGAACGATACTTTTTGGCCTTCGTTCAGAGTTTTGAAACCTGTTGAAACGATTGATTGGAAATGAACGAATACGTCATCACCGCCGTTATCTGGAGAAATAAAACCAAAGCCTTTCGTTTCGTTGAACCATTTAACTGAACCAGTTGTTTTATTAGACATAGATACCTCTATATTTTGATAATTTAATATTAAGTGTTGTTAGCTAATAAGCGCTATTATCTAATTTAGAGATATATATTTTATCGTAGGTACGCAAACGAAAAAATCGATGTAGAACCGAGAGAAATTTGATCTTAAAGTAAATAAATAGCTCTTTTCTTAAGAGCTGATGGACAGTATACCGATAAATTTGATAAAGGCTAGCTTTTTCTTGTTTTATTTTTTGATGGCTATTAAAGGCGAACAGTCTCCCCAAGTATTTAAAAATAAGATGTTGATATGAATCCTATTTTATTACAATTTGTGGCTTGTGGCTTGTGGCTTGTGGCTTGTGGCTTGTGGCTTGTGGCTTGTGGCTTGTGGCTTGTGGCTTGTGGCTTGTGGCTTGTGTCGTTCGGTCAGTCCAAGAGAAAATTTGGGTGCGATTGGAAAAAACAGAAAATCACTATCTATTTATTGGAATGTGTGTATAGTGACCGCAGCTCCTAAACGTGAGCTATTAATGAAACATATAGTCCAAGTATCTTCTTAGTTTTCTTTCGAGTCATTTCGTTATACAACGCCTGTAGCAACTTATTCTTTATCTTCCATTAAATAGCTTCATTTCCATCTGTTTAGGTGAATGATGAATCCTGGAAATGTCAGTTTTTGGATGTAGCCGTCACAAAAATAACTGGCCATATTGTGAGTTAGAGTTTTAGATAATAATGAATATTGGTGCTGAAATGTATAAATTGCGCACTCAATTTATCTAAGTGTCGATAGTTTTGATAAAAATAAAGTAACTCTAAATTTAATATTTACTCATGACTTTTACGAAATTTGTTTAGAAAGGAACAAGAATGAGAAAGAAACGCGATAAATCTCCCAAAAAGCATAAAAAAAGTGGTTATGAAGCCAAATTCGAACTGATGGTGAAAGAATACCATAGTGCCCAAGAGATTCTGAATGGTATGTCTGAGGATTCTGCTGATTATAGTAAGCAGAAAAAACACTGTGAATCTCTCTTTGCCAGCGCTGAGCGCTTCTTTAAGCAGCATCAATAATCCGATAAGCATCCACTGAACTGACTTTTGTCATAATGGTGTGTCGGTATCCTCACTTCCACATCATTTTGCTTCATTCTTGTTTTACTTGACGCTGTATTATAAGCCTCCGGTTAAATCTAAATAATTGCCTGTAGAGAATGATGATTTTTCAGAAGCTAACCAATAAATTGCCTCGGCAACCTCTTCGGGTAAACCGCCTCTTTGCAGAGGAATGACGCTTTTTAGTCTTTCAATGCGCTCCGGTTCACCACCGTCAGCGTGCATGTCTGTGTAAATAAAACCGGGACGAACACAGTTGACCCTGATCCCTTCCGCTGCAACCTCTAACGACAACCCTTTAGTTAAGGTGTCGATGGCTCCTTTTGATGCTGCATAATCGACATACTCATGTGGTGCTCCCGAACGAGCAGCACCTGATGACACATTGACAATCACACCACCTTGTCCTCCGTGCCGAGTTGACATGCGTTTGATGGCTTCCCGGCAGCACAAAAAGTAACTTGTAACATTATTGGTCAGAATGGTATTGATTCTGTCGGCGTTCATGTCCTCTAAGCGCATCTGAGGTTTTAATATGCCGGCATTATTGACCAGCACTGATACCGCACCTAATTGTTGATCCACTGTTTCAAACAAGCGCAGTACATCATCTTCGAGAGAAACATCTGCTTGTACCGTGATACAACGTCCCCCTTGCGTCGTAATTTCCTGTGCCAGATCATTCGCAGATGCAAAATTAGATTTATAGTTAATACAGACGGCATGGCCATGGTGCGCAAAAATCTTTGCGGTTGCGGCTCCGATTCCTCGTCCTCCGCCGGTAATGATCGCGACCTTTTGATGGTTCATTTTTTATCCTTTTCCATTCTCAATGTGAAACGCTTATCTCGTTCACTGAATGCATTTGTCGGCTGATCTAAGCATGCTTCAGTGATGAGCGTTAGGGGGATCTCTGGGTTAATTTTGAGGTTGTGACAAAAATTGTTTCAGAATTTTTCCAACCAATTCGGGGGATTCTTGATGGGCAGCATGCGCTGTCATAGGAATATTGGCAAACGCAGCCTCTGCAATTTTGGACTTTAATGAAACGGCCTCATCCAGTGAAAATAAGAAATCATTGTCACCACGCATGATCAATGTCGGGCAACGGATTCGTTCAACTTGCTCAAGTGGATAGCCGGACGCCGTTGTATCAAGCCATACGGCTTTGACTGCATCGACGAGTTTCGGAAAATTGGGCTTCGGATTCGAGGCATGATAATCCGCGACGTCGTCAGCGAATCTTGCTGCCCAAAAATCTGCGGTCAGCCCTTTGAATATACCAATGGACGGATCGTTTGCTTCTAACCGCCAATGAGCTCCTAACGTCATCAGACGAGTAACTTGTTCCGGTGCCTGTGCTGCTAATCGATATCCGACAATCCCACCGTCACTAAAACCAAAAATTGAATAACGCTCAACACCGAGATGATTGAGGACGTCTTGGACATCTTGTTGATATTGTAAGTAACTGAGAGGCAGATCTCCGAGCAGAGACTTGCCATGTCCCCGAAAATCGATGCTGATCAACCGATAATCTTGAGCAACATATTCGTGAATCGGTAACAGATCGTGCTGGGAGCCAAGCCCACCATGTAACATCACCAGTGGTTCCCCATTCGGGTTCCCCGAGAGTTCGTAGTAGAGGGCAGCCCCATTGATTTCGATATAACTACATTGATGACTGGTCATTTTATTCCCTTTATGACTTGCAACTGTTGTGTGAAACACGCTGAAAAACGCTGAAAAACGCAATAAATCATCTCCCAATCAGTGTTTGTAGACCACTGAGTCAATGTTTATTTCGTTAATGCCGATTCAACGGGGAATTAGCAAAGTTAACGCTGATTTCAGTCGCGTGGCACTTCATTTATAACAGAAATTAAAACATCACCACAAATAAGTGTCGGCAGTTAATCTGGGGTGTCTATCTGTCCGGTGATAACACTGTCCGTCAATAAAACATCCGTCAATAAAACGTCCGGCGATAAAAAAGCGCATGGAGAATTCATCCATGCGCTTTCATTGTTGATTTAGATATCGAATAATCGATATCTAACCAAGTCTTATTATCTCAGACTCAGTGTAATGCCAGAGTATGCTGTGTAGCCATTCAACATCACGTGGTAGGTTGTACCGTTGCGAGAGTTGATCGCACATGACTCATTGCTACCGCTTTTATACGGACGGCAATCATATGAGCTTGTACTTGGGCGACTGCCGGCTTTCACATAGAGATCCGCATCACCGCTACCACCAGAGATTTGGACAGTCATGTTTGAACCATCACCTTTAAAGGAATAGTAAGTCTGTGAGCTACGATTACCAGATAAAGTGACAGACTGACCTTTTTTCAGTACGCCACCTGTTGGTGGGGTAGCGCTACATGAAGCACTGACACCAACAGTGTTGAATGCGCTAGAGACATCAGACGTTGAATAGCCTAAATCGCTTGCTGCTTTAGTGACACCACAAGCTGCTTGGTCAAAGTTCGAGGTTGGTGTCCAGTACAGTTGGTTTGCAACAGCAAAGACTTCGAAGCCTTTACGAGCGTTCCAGCCTGATTTGTTGGCTAACAGGTAGTAGGCACGGTTGAAAACACCACTCGAGTAGTGGACGTTCAGACCGTTATAGTACTCAGAAGCGTTGTCGATTGAGCGGCCATCGCGGGAAGGTCGATCAAAATAGCGCAGTGCACCAGAACCTTTAGTAATGGCTGCACCGATTTTCCAGTCAACGCTGCCTTTCATAAAGTATTCAGCTGCTTCTCCGGCAATATCAGAGAACGCTTCGTTAATACCGCCAGGCATACCTTCATAAACGAGACCGGAGTTCTGTTCAGTAAAGCCATGACTGACTTCGTGAGCACTGACGTTCAGGTCAACCAGCGGATAGAACTGTGTGGCGCCGTCACCAAAAGTCATACTGGAGCCATTCCAGAATGCGTTTTCATAGTTTGTGTCATAGTGAACGCGCATGGTGAGCTGGAAATTCAGCGGTGCAGTGTTCAGCCAATCCTGATACATATCGAAAACAACTTTGCCGAAGTAGTGTGCATCGTTCAATGGTGAGTATGCACCGTTGATCGCTTTATAATCGTTGTAGTTCGATGATGTTGTACATCTGTAGCTGTAAGGGGTGCTACCAGACTTCCGGCCCTTGAGGTCTACTGTCTTCACAACACTGTTATTCATGGTACAGGTTGAGCCGGATTTGCTGATGATAAACCCAGGGAAATCTGACCCGTAGTTATATTGACCTGTTTTGCGGTTCCCGCCAGGGCCGGTGCCTCGTGCTTCAGCATGATTCAGGCCTTCCCAAGTCTTGATGACATCACCGTTGGTTGCATCGATGAAGAAGAATGGGCGGGCAGGTTGGTCATCAGCAACGAAGAAGTCAACTTGATAGACAAGTTGTGCATGATTGTTTTCATCAAGCCGTACCAGCAGTTCAGCTTTTTCATTTTCAATTTCAGCGGCGTCAATACTGACCGTTTGTTGTTGATAATAAGATTTAGCAATTGAGATCGCTTCTTTGAGTTCAATCGCTGGTGATGCGACTGAAATATCATCTGCAATCCCTTCTGCAACGACGCCATAAACATCGGTCGCACCAGAGGCGACACCTTTGGTTAAGGTTGCGGCAACCGAAGTATCATAGACAGGGACACCCATGTAAGTCTGTTGATAGCGGACTTTCACTTTACCATTTGGTAATGTGATTTGTTTGACTTCTTTAAACCCTGTTTCCAGAGGTGCAATGCTGTGAGCTTGGGTCTTTAGAACCTGATCAAGATGTGAGCTATCTTGCATGGTGACCATTTCTGCAGCGGATACTGGCAATGCAGCGGTCAGACCCGCAGCGAATATCCAATGAATGTGACGTTGTATTTTATTCATTTCTCAATCCTAGAGATTTGTTCTTAATTAATTAATTTCTGAAATATCAGTAATTAACCCTATTGCAATCGCTAGTGCGATAAAATGCATAATAACAATGCTGAATATTTCTAAATTCGTCTAGTCTTTAAAGCAAAAAAAAACAAAAAAAAATTTGTCTATGTTTATAAAAATTTACATATTGTCAGATGTAATCGATTGAATTTTTGAATAGGTAAACGTGAGATTTTTCTTGAGGTTAGGCTGTACAAGGTGTTTGAGTTAATTAATAGTTTTGTGACAATTTATGAGAACATAAATATATCAATAGTGGAAATCCTACTTTATTCGTTCTTTTATCTATAAATGTATTATTTATATTTCTATCACAAAAGAATCCGGTGGATTAATAATCATCATCCTTTGAAAATACTATAGACGATTTTTTTACCAATGAAATTAAATTTTGCTTAACTGATTGTAATAATTGGATAATGTTACGATATGTGGTTAATTGTGTATTTTTTGTGTCAATTTTGACGGGGTTATTTTGTGGTGAATATGGCGGAGTATCTGAGTAGGCGCGGTATGTGGGTTCGTACGTGTCAGATGAAGAACCATACTCACAAACCGTAGAATGTGAGTATGGTTGCGTGTCAAAACTTGATGAGTATGGATGTCGGGTCGGGTTGCTGCATTGGCTATGTTATCAACGTCTATGTTATCAACTTGCCGGATAAAGGTGACACGCAATCCAGTGCTCGTCTTGTGTTTGTGTCAGTGTCGGAGCCTCACGGGAGCATCGTTTAGTGGCGTACTTACAGCGAGGATGAAATGTACAGCCACTGGGGGGATTCAGGGGGGAGGGGATATCACCGATGAGTGGTACATGCTCGGTATTGTGGGTTGGATCCGGCACGGGAATCGCAGCTAACAACGCTTGCGTATAAGGGTGTTTGGGCTGACGATAGAGCACTTCCGCTGGTGCCCTTTCTACAATTTTACCCAAATACATCACCCCGACCTCATCACAGGTGTGCTGTACAACGGCCAGATCATGGGCAATGAACAGAAACGAAATTCCCCGGGTTTCCTGAAGTTCAGCGATCAAGTTGAGGACTTGCGCTTGAACGGAGACATCCAATGCAGAAACCGGCTCATCAGCGATAATCAATTTGGGTTCTAAAACGAGGGCGCGGGCAATACCGACACGTTGTCGTTGTCCACCGGAAAATTCATGTGGATAACGATTGAGTGCCTGAGGACGGAGCCCGACAGTATGCATCACTTCGGCAATCTTCTCCTCGCGCTGTGCGACCGTGCCAATGTTATGAATATCCAGCGGTTCGCGCAGAATATCATGGATGGTCATCCGCGGGCTCAGAGAAGCAAATGGATCTTGAAAAATCATCTGCATCTCTCTACGCATGGCTTTGAGTTCGCGGGCATTCATTCGGGTAATATCTTGTCCCGAGATAGTGACGGCTCCGGCTGAGGGTTCAATGAGGCGCAGGATACAGCGTCCCAGAGTTGATTTACCGCATCCGGATTCCCCGACCAACCCGAGGGTCTTCCCCTGATGAATTTTAAAACTCACATCATCGACAGCTTTACAGACGGATCGAGCGCGTTTGAATAACGATTTACCGGCATAGAAATGCTTTTCTAAGCCTTTGACTTCTAATAATACATCACTCATCTGGATGCCTCTGCGATGTGAAAACATGCCGCTTGGTGTTCTGGCGGTCCGGTCAGGATCGGTGTATTTTGGCGACATGTCTGAGTGACACGATGACAGCGGTCAGCGAAACGACACCCTGTCGGTAGATGAAATAAATCAGGAACCATGCCTTCAATGGTTGGCAGACGAGCAACTTTCTGTTGTCGAACGACGGGGATCGATTGGAGTAATCCTTGGGTATATGGGTGCTTCGGGTGACTGAAAATCGCTTCAACCGGCCCCTGCTCCACCACTTCGCCACAGTACATGACTACGACGCGCTGACAAGATTCAGCCACGACACCCAAATCATGTGTGACCAACACCACAGCCATGTTCAATGATTGTTTTAACTGTTTGATTTCATACATCACCTGCGCCTGAATGGTCACATCGAGCGCCGTGGTCGGCTCATCGGCTAATAACAGGGCGGGGCGACAGGAGAGCGCCATGGCGATCATCACGCGCTGACGCATGCCACCGGAGAGTTGATGCGGGTATTCCCGGATACGTTTTTCTGGTGACGGAATCCCAACCATACGGAGCATTTCAGTTGCCCGAATGGCGGCCTGTTTGCGTGAAATCCGCTGGTGGTTACGGATCACATCCACCATTTGCGTTTCGATTCTCAGTACCGGGTTCAGCGCTGTCATCGGTTCCTGAAAAATCATTGAGATGTCATTGCCGCGTAATTGACGGTAGGCTTTTTCATTCATACCGACCAGTTCTTGTCCCTGAAAGCAAATACTGCCGGAGGCAATTTTACCCGGCGGGCTTGGGATCAGCCCCATAATCGCCAATGAACTGACCGATTTTCCGCAGCCGGATTCACCGACAATCGCGACGCTTTCACCGGGCATCACCTCAAAACTGATCCCGTTGATTGCGCGGGCGATCCCTTTATCGGTCTGAAAATCGACGGTCAGCCCTTCCACTTTGAGCAATGGTTCTGTCGGCTTTGTCACGGTATGGTCTATTGCGTTCATGACACCTTCCTTGGATCTAACGCGTCCTGGAGCG
Proteins encoded in this window:
- a CDS encoding histidine phosphatase family protein, encoding MIHLYLLRHGKTEGKPALNGHTDVGVDEVTQQTMARDLLTNYQFQTIYASPLTRCRYLAEQLTALNPALHSTVDERFKEQNFGRFDGVPFDALQGAWETLEKFWADPAHETLPEAEPLAQGVARVTAAWEALIEQCQHDTLIITHGGPIRFILAHVLGLDWQNPRWYTGLAIANQSVTHITLNRYQGQAYLTVNSIACPL
- the cobA gene encoding uroporphyrinogen-III C-methyltransferase translates to MKGKVWLVGAGPGDPTLLTVKALYCIRQAEVIVYDRLVSDEILQEAPSHCKMVNVGKLPNYHPIPQDDINDCLIQFALQGHNVVRLKGGDPYVFGRGGEEAEALAAFDIAFEVIPGISSAIGGLAYAGIPVTHRDCASSFHVVTGHLQQGKDPLDWTQFSRLDGTLVILMGMSQIKHICQQLIAGGKPVSTPAAVVRYASRDNQQVGTVANIARRVEAAQIKSPALIVIGGVVEKQTTLSFQATCRHISELVASEMT
- a CDS encoding phosphoethanolamine transferase, translated to MKIINTIKQLKLSYHVITIIIAIYFAIILNLPVYKSLHEIFNQLDAVDTGFIISIPFFFTFALTIIFSLFSWPKITKIFFAILLLTSSLVSYATYNYGTIFNAEMIENLIETNVGEASSYLSLRSVLWFLGLGVLPTLLLILTPIKQERFLALFMKKLGVILISGLGISLIASAYYQDYVSVGRNNGYIKRMIIPTYYVNGIAEYIHQTYFYTPLPYVQIGLDAKQTAVVPGQKPSLVVFILGETARTYNYHANGYPRPTTPFTDVQGVISYQHVASCGTATAVSVPCMFSRLDRKNYNEQRAYHQDNLIDVLQRAGIDIFWKENDGASEGIPKHVKYQELKRNSRNPLCNLEGCKDMALLHNFEQDVNALQGNRLVVLHLMGSHGPAYFQRYPQEFAHFQPDCQRDDIENCTHEQLVNTYDNTIRYTDSVVAQTISRLKRLSDRYNTALIYLSDHGESLGENGIYLHGLPYTIAPMEQKHVPLMVWLSDGYQTAQHIDESCLKKQAATVHVSQDNLFDSLLGALNVSTHLYRPAKDIFSACRK
- a CDS encoding NAD(P)H-dependent oxidoreductase — translated: MMKKILVINANPKSSSFCKSLAEKYTSVVADKHDVEQIHIGDLNFEISLNEGYDEIATLEPDLLEFQKKIQWAEHIVIISPVWWGTIPAKFKGAIDRTFLPSFSFKYVEGKSIPQKLLKGRTSELIITLDTPLFWYKLLYGNPIYKQLKHAILDFCGIKNTSSTYFGPMMNASHSHREAWLNKTAQLASKVK
- a CDS encoding MerR family transcriptional regulator, with the translated sequence MFINEASKRSGATQRAIRLYESLGLLNVSRSGKYRVYNQQHISLIKIIKEAQTLGIQLSDLVSLKSDQEDLDWALVSDFLAQQLKIVEEKIKTLEIQKQRIADYRVSIDRCILGVDSDL
- a CDS encoding cold-shock protein is translated as MSNKTTGSVKWFNETKGFGFISPDNGGDDVFVHFQSIVSTGFKTLNEGQKVSFVVEQGQKGLQAAQVTVM
- a CDS encoding SDR family oxidoreductase encodes the protein MNHQKVAIITGGGRGIGAATAKIFAHHGHAVCINYKSNFASANDLAQEITTQGGRCITVQADVSLEDDVLRLFETVDQQLGAVSVLVNNAGILKPQMRLEDMNADRINTILTNNVTSYFLCCREAIKRMSTRHGGQGGVIVNVSSGAARSGAPHEYVDYAASKGAIDTLTKGLSLEVAAEGIRVNCVRPGFIYTDMHADGGEPERIERLKSVIPLQRGGLPEEVAEAIYWLASEKSSFSTGNYLDLTGGL
- a CDS encoding alpha/beta fold hydrolase, with protein sequence MTSHQCSYIEINGAALYYELSGNPNGEPLVMLHGGLGSQHDLLPIHEYVAQDYRLISIDFRGHGKSLLGDLPLSYLQYQQDVQDVLNHLGVERYSIFGFSDGGIVGYRLAAQAPEQVTRLMTLGAHWRLEANDPSIGIFKGLTADFWAARFADDVADYHASNPKPNFPKLVDAVKAVWLDTTASGYPLEQVERIRCPTLIMRGDNDFLFSLDEAVSLKSKIAEAAFANIPMTAHAAHQESPELVGKILKQFLSQPQN
- a CDS encoding M4 family metallopeptidase, which gives rise to MNKIQRHIHWIFAAGLTAALPVSAAEMVTMQDSSHLDQVLKTQAHSIAPLETGFKEVKQITLPNGKVKVRYQQTYMGVPVYDTSVAATLTKGVASGATDVYGVVAEGIADDISVASPAIELKEAISIAKSYYQQQTVSIDAAEIENEKAELLVRLDENNHAQLVYQVDFFVADDQPARPFFFIDATNGDVIKTWEGLNHAEARGTGPGGNRKTGQYNYGSDFPGFIISKSGSTCTMNNSVVKTVDLKGRKSGSTPYSYRCTTSSNYNDYKAINGAYSPLNDAHYFGKVVFDMYQDWLNTAPLNFQLTMRVHYDTNYENAFWNGSSMTFGDGATQFYPLVDLNVSAHEVSHGFTEQNSGLVYEGMPGGINEAFSDIAGEAAEYFMKGSVDWKIGAAITKGSGALRYFDRPSRDGRSIDNASEYYNGLNVHYSSGVFNRAYYLLANKSGWNARKGFEVFAVANQLYWTPTSNFDQAACGVTKAASDLGYSTSDVSSAFNTVGVSASCSATPPTGGVLKKGQSVTLSGNRSSQTYYSFKGDGSNMTVQISGGSGDADLYVKAGSRPSTSSYDCRPYKSGSNESCAINSRNGTTYHVMLNGYTAYSGITLSLR